From the Euphorbia lathyris chromosome 6, ddEupLath1.1, whole genome shotgun sequence genome, one window contains:
- the LOC136232942 gene encoding cysteine-rich receptor-like protein kinase 44 — protein sequence MHPPRTLLFFIFFSNFLHLPTLISAQFCMNNLGNYTANSTYRANLNTLFSSLNSNTSITYGFYNLSAGQTSDDKVTAISLCRGDISPEDCRGCIRNSTTEILEACPNQKEAIGFYETCSVRFSNRSISGLMETQPTVHMANEENVTDVNQFNPALQTLLSRLRSRAAAGNSTRKFATGNESAGFETIYGLVQCSPDITEQDCSDCVVAAVRDIPFCCAGKLGARVLKPSCNFRYENYRFYQPTPDEAQSVQPFTPDPAMAPNLTKGKNRRTIIIVVVSIASVLLALVICTIVYLRVERTSKKVRTMDEISSVESFNLDFETIRLSTDDFLEENKLGEGGFGSVYKGTLGDGECIAVKRLSSHSKQGDVEFKNEVLVMAKLHHRNLVKLLGFCLKGNERLLIYEFVPNASLDQTLFDRTKSANLDWDKRSKIIGGIAKGLLYLHEDSRHPIIHRDLKASNILLDAEMNPKISDFGLARLFILDQTHSNTSRVVGTFGYMAPEYAMHGQFSFKSDVFSFGVLVLEIVSGRRNTCFSYEEDLLTYAWQNWKAGTPSNIIDQNLRNGSTSDMMRCMHIGLLCVQEAISERPSMASILFMLSSYSCTLPLPSKPSIFIHSNTGSIVSYSRHINVSEAQALTPSRNELSVSEMSPRL from the exons ATGCATCCACCAAGAACATTGCTatttttcatcttcttctccaaTTTTTTACACTTACCTACTTTAATCAGTGCTCAATTTTGTATGAACAATTTAGGAAACTACACAGCAAACAGCACCTACAGAGCAAACCTCAACACACTTTTCTCCTCCCTCAATTCCAACACTTCAATCACCTACGGTTTCTACAATCTCTCCGCCGGTCAAACCTCCGATGACAAAGTCACCGCGATTTCTCTCTGCAGAGGCGACATTTCTCCGGAAGATTGCCGAGGCTGCATCAGAAACTCCACTACTGAAATCCTCGAAGCTTGTCCCAATCAGAAAGAGGCGATCGGATTCTACGAAACATGCTCTGTACGATTCTCCAACAGATCGATTTCCGGTCTAATGGAGACGCAGCCGACGGTTCATATGGCGAATGAAGAAAACGTTACTGATGTGAATCAGTTCAATCCGGCGCTGCAAACGCTGCTGAGCCGACTTCGGAGTAGGGCGGCGGCGGGGAATTCGACGAGGAAATTTGCGACGGGAAATGAGAGTGCCGGATTTGAAACGATTTACGGACTCGTGCAATGCTCGCCGGATATTACAGAGCAAGATTGCAGCGATTGTGTTGTTGCTGCTGTTCGAGATATTCCGTTTTGTTGCGCCGGAAAATTGGGTGCGAGAGTGCTTAAACCGAGTTGCAATTTCAGATATGAGAATTATCGGTTTTACCAGCCGACGCCGGATGaagctcaatcagtacaaccaTTTACGCCGGATCCGGCGATGGCTCCTAATCTCACAAAAG GAAAAAATAGGCGAACAATCATTATCGTTGTCGTTTCAATTGCAAGCGTTCTACTCGCTCTTGTTATATGCACCATAGTTTATTTACGAGTTGAGAGGACAAGTAAAAAAGTTCGAA CCATGGATGAAATAAGTAGTGTTGAATCCTTCAACTTGGACTTTGAGACCATTAGACTTTCAACTGATGACTTTTTAGAAGAAAATAAGCTTGGAGAAGGCGGCTTTGGTTCCGTTTACAAG GGTACACTTGGAGATGGAGAATGTATAGCAGTGAAAAGGCTTTCCAGTCATTCAAAACAAGGAGACGTGGAATTTAAAAATGAAGTATTAGTGATGGCTAAACTTCATCACAGAAATCTAGTGAAGCTTCTTGGTTTCTGTTTGAAAGGAAATGAAAGGCTTCTTATCTATGAGTTTGTTCCTAATGCCAGCCTTGACCAAACTCTATTTG ACAGAACAAAGAGTGCAAATTTGGATTGGGACAAACGTTCCAAGATAATTGGAGGAATTGCTAAAGGGCTTCTATATCTTCATGAGGATTCTCGACATCCAATTATTCACCGTGACCTTAAAGCTAGCAACATTTTGTTAGATGCAGAAATGAATCCGAAAATTTCAGATTTCGGCTTGGCAAGGCTGTTTATATTGGATCAAACTCACAGCAACACGAGTAGAGTTGTCGGAACATT TGGATATATGGCTCCAGAGTATGCAATGCATGGACAGTTCTCATTCAAGTCTGATGTGTTCAGTTTTGGTGTACTAGTTTTGGAGATTGTAAGTGGTAGAAGAAACACTTGTTTCAGCTACGAGGAAGACCTTTTGACTTAT GCATGGCAAAACTGGAAAGCAGGAACACCTTCAAACATTATAGATCAAAATTTGAGAAATGGATCAACAAGTGATATGATGAGATGCATGCACATTGGATTACTTTGTGTTCAAGAAGCTATATCTGAAAGACCATCCATGGCTTCCATACTTTTCATGCTAAGTAGCTATTCTTGCACTCTTCCTTTGCCTTCTAAACCATCTATTTTCATCCATAGCAACACTGGATCTATTGTGTCATATTCAAGGCACATAAATGTTAGTGAAGCTCAAGCTCTCACACCGTCAAGAAATGAACTCAGTGTTTCCGAAATGTCTCCTCGTTTATAA